A genomic region of Nostoc sp. UHCC 0702 contains the following coding sequences:
- a CDS encoding amidohydrolase family protein, whose amino-acid sequence MRVGFLESGCGWLPYWLWRLDEEYKNLHWEVKNQVKIKPSEYFRRQCFVAIEPSEPYLAQIIEYIGSDNLIFGSDYPHMDHNSDIVDKLVALEDHLSRTIVKKIG is encoded by the coding sequence TTGCGAGTGGGTTTTCTAGAGTCTGGTTGCGGTTGGCTTCCTTACTGGCTTTGGCGACTGGATGAAGAGTACAAAAATTTACATTGGGAGGTTAAAAATCAAGTTAAAATCAAGCCGTCCGAGTATTTCCGTCGTCAGTGTTTTGTAGCCATTGAACCTTCTGAACCTTACTTGGCTCAAATTATCGAATACATCGGTTCAGATAACTTAATCTTCGGCTCTGATTACCCTCACATGGATCACAATTCTGACATTGTTGATAAATTGGTCGCACTTGAAGATCATTTATCAAGAACAATTGTGAAAAAGATTGGTTGA
- a CDS encoding AAA family ATPase — MTHHQDILQKNYQITEKIYESANSLIYRAIFKLDNRPLILKILKDNYPSPSELTRYKQEYEITRSLNADSIIKAYELQRYKNSLVMLLEDFGGESLKLLISKYKFSLEKFLTIAIKTTESLAAIHAANIIHKDINPANIVYNQETGQLKIIDFGISTRLSQENQTVRNINQLEGTLAYIAPEQTGRMNRGIDYRSDFYSLGISLYELLTNQLPFGTNDPMELVHCHIAQCPKRPDELIFSIPFTVSNIIIKLLAKTPEERYQSALGIKADLETCLQQLKTLGEICQFTLGSQDISDKFHISQKLYGREQEITQLLTTFERVCQGTTEIILVSGYSGIGKSALVNEIHKPITRQRGYFITGKFEQLKRDIPYAAITQAFQDLIVQLLSESETRLQTWKDKILESLEPNAQIIIDVIPQLEKIIGKQPSIEQLGATESQNRFKLFFQRFIRVFSTKEHPLVIFLDDLQWADLSSLKLIDLLMSDADSQYLLMIGAYRDNEVSSTHPLMLTLEQINKAKAKISQISLQPLKLNNIKKLIDDTLGYPIEDSKSLAELVTNKTNGNPFFLNQLLQSLYRDKFLFFDHNKGYWQCNFEKIERIGITDNVVELMVSKIEQLNGNTQNVLKLAACIGSRFDLDVLSLVNRKSQTATARELQPAIQEGLIVPLSDEYKIPLLWSQEGMFINTSEVSDSFIPKLPESIPYQFLHDRVQQAAYALIPEQEKKAVHLQIGRLLIKNSQEDELEEKIFDIVNQINEGSKLITEQSEKDELARLNLQAGKRAKASTAYDTTLRYLNTGLELLTSNSWSLKYQFTLEFYVETLEVLYLNGYFKKVEHLSALVLTKVINTLDKIKIYELQILSYFAQFQLQKATDTAIEALAELDIKISKEVISSYNLENKIKQEHDTFKLLFKEKNIENLADLPMMTDPYKLGVMLILQTVMSATWTTNFPLFVEIILIQLNLCIKYNNPPQAPGTYSCYGMLLCGLINDIDSGYQFGKMALKLLDKSSSRQSECLVMHSYYAFIWHWKELINDKAAQEQLLNTVKQGIDRGNNEYVCYICIDYCLIKLFGGCNLQQLEDDYIKYTKLIKKLNQEYSINYIEICKKIVENLKQIEENKYFILVGNSQAQEERAIEKYINERNNWLLFLYYFSKTYILYLFKDYIHACTNGINAEKYVKSSSAYLTVPQHKFYSSLAFIAYYNNCDVKQQKKIIEQVDKNQNSMKIWANHCPENFQHKYDLVAAEKARLLGQYWQAEELYEQAIQGAKKYEFIHEEALAYERAAEFYLDLGREEIGQLYLRNAHHCYTRWGAKAKVKQLEDEYPQYFIVSTNQEKANNFSTTISTTGNHGELLDLTTVIKASQALAEEIVLSKLLAKLMKIMIENAGAEKGFLLLHDHKNWVIEAIATVDADDVTILQFIPVDSLNGSTQTPLLSTAIINYVARTQENVVLNDATREGQFIRDSYIVATQPKSILCIPLLNQGKLSGIVYLENNLTTGAFTPDRVQILNILSSQAAISIENSRLYATLEQKVQQRTQELSQTLEILKATQAKLEFENALLKSAEQASTYDYQVGGSLPIDAPTYVVRSADRYLYKALKNGEFCYILNTRQMGKSSLMVRMMHHLQQEDFCCAAIDMTRIGNENITPDQWYKGLAVELWQSFDLLDKVNLKAWWQERLDISPVQRLSRFFEEVLLREVKLPDNTLAPKIVIFLDEIDSVLALDFPVNDFFALVRSCYNQRSINSEYKRLCFALFGVATPGDFITDYRRTPFNIGQAIQLQGFQMHEAQPLVQGLADKVSNPQAVLKEVLFWTNGQPFLTQKICQLIRSLSSSLPENSEKAWIENLIRTHIIENWEYQDEPEHLRTIRDRILKGDRQAATMLELYRRILEQGQVKAVDSLDERELILSGLLVKQDSYLKIHNRIYELIFNNTWIEQHL, encoded by the coding sequence ATGACTCATCATCAAGATATTCTTCAAAAAAATTACCAGATTACTGAAAAAATATATGAAAGTGCTAATTCATTGATCTATCGAGCCATTTTCAAGCTTGATAATCGACCCCTTATTCTTAAAATTCTTAAAGATAACTACCCCAGTCCCTCAGAACTCACACGATATAAACAGGAATATGAAATTACCCGTTCCTTAAATGCAGATAGCATTATTAAAGCCTATGAATTACAGCGATATAAAAATAGTTTAGTCATGCTGTTGGAGGACTTTGGGGGTGAGTCTTTAAAACTTTTAATATCCAAATATAAATTTAGCTTAGAAAAATTCCTTACCATTGCTATCAAAACCACTGAAAGTTTAGCAGCTATTCACGCCGCTAATATTATTCACAAAGATATTAACCCTGCCAACATTGTCTATAACCAAGAAACTGGACAACTCAAAATAATTGACTTTGGGATTTCTACCCGTTTATCTCAAGAAAATCAAACGGTGCGTAATATCAATCAATTAGAAGGAACCTTAGCTTATATTGCTCCTGAGCAAACTGGTAGAATGAACCGAGGAATAGATTACCGCAGTGATTTTTATTCTCTGGGTATTAGCTTATATGAACTGCTGACTAATCAACTCCCCTTTGGAACCAATGACCCGATGGAATTAGTTCATTGTCATATCGCGCAATGTCCGAAAAGACCTGATGAACTAATCTTCTCTATTCCCTTTACAGTATCAAATATCATTATAAAATTATTAGCTAAAACCCCAGAGGAACGATATCAAAGTGCTTTGGGAATTAAGGCAGATTTAGAAACCTGTCTTCAGCAATTAAAGACTCTAGGAGAAATTTGTCAGTTTACTTTAGGAAGTCAAGATATTTCTGATAAATTTCATATTTCCCAAAAACTCTACGGTCGAGAACAAGAAATCACTCAATTATTAACTACCTTTGAGCGAGTTTGTCAAGGTACTACTGAAATAATACTAGTTTCCGGTTATTCAGGTATCGGCAAATCTGCTTTAGTCAATGAAATCCACAAACCTATCACACGCCAACGAGGATACTTTATTACTGGTAAATTCGAGCAATTAAAGCGGGATATTCCCTATGCAGCAATCACACAAGCTTTTCAAGACTTAATAGTTCAACTCTTGAGTGAATCTGAAACAAGACTACAAACTTGGAAAGATAAAATTTTAGAAAGCTTAGAACCTAATGCTCAGATTATCATTGATGTCATTCCTCAATTAGAAAAAATTATTGGTAAACAGCCCTCAATTGAGCAACTAGGAGCAACTGAATCTCAAAATCGATTTAAATTATTCTTTCAAAGGTTTATTAGGGTTTTTAGCACAAAAGAACACCCTTTAGTTATCTTTCTAGATGACTTACAGTGGGCAGATTTATCTTCGCTGAAGTTAATTGATCTATTAATGAGCGATGCTGACAGCCAATATCTATTGATGATAGGAGCATATCGAGATAATGAAGTCAGTTCCACCCATCCTTTAATGCTCACCTTAGAGCAAATTAACAAGGCAAAAGCAAAAATTAGTCAGATTAGCCTTCAACCTTTGAAACTCAACAACATCAAAAAATTAATTGATGATACACTAGGATACCCAATCGAAGATTCAAAATCTCTGGCAGAGTTAGTCACCAATAAAACCAATGGTAATCCCTTTTTTTTAAACCAATTACTCCAATCTCTTTATCGAGATAAATTTTTATTTTTTGATCATAATAAAGGTTATTGGCAGTGTAATTTTGAGAAAATTGAAAGAATTGGAATTACTGATAATGTAGTTGAATTAATGGTTAGCAAAATTGAGCAACTGAATGGCAATACGCAGAATGTTCTAAAATTAGCAGCTTGTATTGGTAGCCGATTTGATTTAGATGTTCTCTCTCTCGTCAATAGAAAATCTCAAACAGCTACAGCTAGAGAACTACAGCCAGCAATACAAGAAGGATTGATTGTCCCACTAAGTGATGAATATAAAATCCCCTTACTTTGGAGTCAGGAGGGAATGTTTATTAATACTTCCGAAGTATCTGACTCTTTCATTCCTAAGCTTCCCGAATCTATCCCCTACCAATTCTTGCATGACCGAGTTCAACAAGCAGCTTATGCTCTAATTCCAGAACAGGAAAAAAAAGCAGTTCATCTACAAATAGGTCGTCTGTTGATTAAAAATTCTCAAGAAGATGAATTAGAAGAAAAAATATTTGATATTGTCAATCAAATTAACGAAGGCTCTAAATTAATTACTGAACAATCAGAAAAAGATGAGTTGGCTAGACTAAATCTGCAAGCAGGTAAAAGAGCAAAAGCATCGACAGCTTATGACACAACTTTGAGATATTTAAATACTGGATTGGAACTATTGACATCAAATAGTTGGAGCTTGAAGTACCAATTTACTCTAGAATTTTATGTAGAAACTTTGGAAGTTCTCTACTTAAATGGGTACTTTAAAAAAGTTGAACATCTGTCTGCGCTAGTTTTAACAAAAGTTATTAATACTCTTGATAAAATCAAGATATATGAACTACAAATTTTATCTTATTTTGCTCAATTTCAGCTTCAAAAAGCTACCGATACAGCTATTGAAGCTTTGGCAGAACTAGACATAAAAATCTCTAAAGAAGTTATTAGTAGTTATAATCTAGAAAATAAAATTAAGCAAGAACATGATACTTTTAAATTGCTATTTAAAGAAAAAAATATTGAAAATTTAGCTGATTTACCGATGATGACAGACCCTTATAAACTAGGGGTCATGTTAATATTACAGACAGTCATGAGTGCGACATGGACAACGAATTTCCCATTATTTGTTGAGATCATCTTAATTCAGCTTAATCTTTGCATTAAATATAATAATCCTCCTCAAGCTCCTGGTACTTATAGTTGTTACGGAATGCTCCTTTGTGGATTAATAAACGATATTGATTCTGGATATCAGTTTGGTAAAATGGCTCTAAAGTTGCTAGATAAATCTAGTAGTCGCCAATCAGAATGTTTAGTCATGCATTCGTATTACGCATTTATATGGCACTGGAAAGAGTTGATAAATGACAAAGCGGCACAAGAGCAATTATTAAATACTGTTAAACAAGGGATAGATAGGGGAAATAATGAATATGTTTGTTATATTTGCATAGACTATTGCTTAATAAAGCTTTTTGGAGGATGTAATTTACAACAGCTTGAAGACGATTATATAAAATACACTAAATTAATCAAAAAGCTTAACCAAGAATATTCAATAAATTATATAGAAATATGCAAAAAAATTGTTGAAAATTTAAAACAGATCGAAGAGAATAAATATTTTATATTAGTTGGAAATTCTCAAGCTCAAGAAGAAAGAGCCATTGAAAAATATATTAATGAAAGGAATAACTGGTTATTATTTCTTTACTATTTTAGTAAAACATATATTTTATATCTTTTTAAAGATTATATTCATGCTTGTACTAACGGAATTAATGCTGAAAAATACGTAAAATCTTCTAGCGCATATTTAACGGTTCCACAGCATAAGTTTTATTCATCTCTTGCTTTTATTGCTTATTATAATAATTGTGATGTCAAGCAACAAAAAAAAATAATTGAGCAAGTAGATAAAAATCAAAATAGTATGAAAATATGGGCTAACCATTGCCCTGAAAATTTTCAACATAAATATGATTTAGTGGCTGCTGAAAAAGCGCGACTTTTAGGACAATATTGGCAAGCTGAAGAACTTTATGAACAAGCTATTCAAGGTGCTAAAAAATATGAATTTATTCACGAAGAAGCTTTGGCTTATGAACGAGCCGCAGAATTTTATCTTGACCTTGGTAGAGAAGAAATTGGTCAGTTGTATTTGAGAAATGCCCACCATTGTTACACTCGGTGGGGCGCTAAAGCCAAAGTCAAACAATTAGAAGACGAATATCCACAATATTTTATAGTAAGTACAAATCAAGAGAAAGCTAATAACTTCAGCACAACTATCTCGACTACTGGTAATCATGGAGAATTACTGGATTTAACAACGGTTATTAAAGCATCTCAAGCCCTAGCTGAAGAAATTGTTCTGAGCAAATTGCTGGCAAAGTTGATGAAAATCATGATTGAGAATGCAGGCGCTGAAAAAGGCTTTCTGCTTCTGCATGATCATAAAAACTGGGTGATTGAAGCGATCGCCACAGTGGATGCTGATGATGTTACCATACTACAATTTATCCCAGTAGATTCACTAAATGGCTCCACCCAGACTCCCTTACTCTCAACCGCCATCATCAACTATGTCGCCCGCACCCAAGAAAACGTAGTTCTCAATGATGCTACTCGTGAAGGACAATTTATCCGTGACTCCTATATTGTCGCCACTCAACCTAAATCAATTCTTTGCATTCCCCTACTCAATCAGGGGAAATTAAGTGGCATTGTATATTTAGAAAATAATCTGACAACGGGAGCGTTTACGCCAGATCGCGTCCAAATCTTAAATATCCTTTCTAGCCAAGCCGCTATTTCTATTGAAAATTCTCGCCTCTACGCAACCCTAGAGCAAAAAGTACAACAGCGTACTCAAGAACTATCACAAACCCTGGAAATTCTCAAAGCCACTCAAGCCAAATTAGAATTTGAAAACGCTCTGCTCAAAAGTGCGGAACAAGCCTCAACATATGATTATCAAGTTGGTGGCAGTTTGCCAATTGATGCTCCTACTTATGTGGTGCGATCCGCAGATCGTTATCTCTACAAAGCATTAAAAAACGGAGAGTTTTGTTACATTCTAAATACTCGACAGATGGGTAAATCAAGTTTGATGGTGCGGATGATGCACCACTTGCAGCAAGAGGATTTTTGTTGTGCCGCCATCGATATGACACGAATTGGCAACGAAAACATTACCCCAGACCAATGGTACAAGGGATTAGCTGTGGAGTTGTGGCAAAGTTTTGACCTGCTAGATAAAGTTAATTTAAAAGCTTGGTGGCAAGAGCGGCTAGATATTTCTCCTGTACAGCGATTGAGTAGATTTTTTGAAGAAGTGTTGTTAAGGGAAGTGAAATTACCAGATAATACTCTAGCACCTAAAATAGTTATCTTTTTAGATGAAATTGATAGTGTTTTAGCTTTAGATTTTCCAGTTAACGACTTCTTTGCCTTAGTTCGCTCTTGCTATAATCAGCGCTCTATTAATTCCGAGTACAAACGCTTGTGTTTTGCCTTATTTGGTGTTGCCACTCCTGGTGATTTCATCACTGATTATCGGAGAACGCCTTTTAATATTGGTCAGGCAATTCAGCTACAGGGCTTTCAAATGCATGAAGCTCAACCACTGGTTCAAGGATTAGCAGACAAAGTGAGCAACCCCCAAGCAGTACTCAAAGAAGTGTTGTTTTGGACTAACGGGCAGCCGTTTTTAACTCAAAAGATTTGTCAACTCATTCGTAGTTTATCATCTTCTCTACCCGAAAATAGTGAAAAAGCATGGATTGAAAATTTAATCCGCACACATATTATAGAAAATTGGGAATACCAGGATGAACCAGAACATTTAAGAACAATTCGCGATCGCATCCTCAAAGGCGATCGCCAAGCTGCTACAATGCTGGAACTGTATCGACGAATTCTAGAGCAAGGACAGGTGAAGGCAGTTGATAGCCTCGACGAACGAGAATTGATCTTATCAGGGTTATTAGTCAAGCAAGATAGTTATTTAAAAATCCATAACCGGATTTATGAATTAATTTTTAACAATACTTGGATCGAGCAACATTTATAA
- a CDS encoding AAA-like domain-containing protein has product MVFNLNEAIKIANQAVLTKCYRSLSDVEIIVLKGAWERDEYDQIAAKNQYATTYISQDVAPKLWKLLTDALGEKVKKSNFKEALKRHWEKQLKNEFYFLNTQSTSVNSLQRNGKVKEAIAPTYLTQAKPSLLTPELYVERFPIEMLCYESLLQPGSLIRIKAPKLMGKTSLMERVLVKLAKQGYRTISLSLEMADRKTHFTNLNKFLRWFCLNLSRELSLPNQLDKYWDEEGMGAKVSCTTYLEEYLLADAESPLVLYLDDVDALFPYPEVYEDFFGLLRSWYEKARSRENWKKLRLAIAHATDVYIRLNINQSPFNVGLPIELPELTREQVEIFTRQYGLATDASVVDPLMQLVGGHPYLLQQAFSHLKSYPYITLEQLLAEAPTDAGIYGHHLREYWLSLQQEPKLMAAFQTVVTSRKPVRLETISAYQLQSMGLVKLSGNQVEPRCQLYRSYFSDIMMISVNVNGN; this is encoded by the coding sequence ATGGTTTTTAACTTAAATGAGGCAATTAAAATTGCTAACCAAGCAGTTTTAACAAAGTGTTATAGAAGCTTAAGTGATGTGGAAATAATTGTACTTAAAGGAGCTTGGGAACGAGATGAATATGATCAAATCGCAGCTAAAAACCAGTATGCCACAACTTACATTAGTCAAGATGTCGCGCCAAAACTTTGGAAATTGCTGACAGATGCTTTAGGAGAAAAAGTCAAAAAAAGTAATTTTAAGGAAGCTTTAAAACGACATTGGGAAAAGCAATTAAAAAATGAATTTTACTTCCTAAATACACAATCAACAAGTGTTAACAGCCTACAGCGCAATGGCAAGGTTAAAGAAGCTATTGCACCTACATATTTAACCCAAGCTAAACCCAGTTTACTAACTCCAGAATTATACGTGGAGCGCTTTCCCATTGAAATGCTCTGCTACGAAAGTCTGTTGCAACCTGGTTCTCTGATTCGGATCAAAGCACCTAAACTAATGGGTAAAACCTCTTTGATGGAACGGGTATTAGTTAAACTAGCAAAGCAGGGTTATCGCACAATCAGTTTAAGTTTGGAGATGGCAGATCGAAAAACTCACTTTACCAACCTGAATAAATTTTTGCGTTGGTTTTGTCTCAATCTCAGTCGAGAACTCAGCTTACCCAATCAGTTAGATAAGTATTGGGATGAAGAAGGTATGGGTGCTAAGGTAAGTTGCACAACTTATTTAGAAGAATACCTATTGGCTGATGCTGAAAGTCCGCTAGTTCTATATCTAGATGATGTGGACGCACTTTTCCCTTATCCTGAAGTTTACGAAGACTTTTTTGGCTTGTTGCGCTCTTGGTATGAAAAAGCTAGAAGCCGGGAAAACTGGAAAAAGCTACGACTAGCGATCGCTCACGCTACCGACGTTTATATCCGGTTAAATATTAATCAGTCGCCTTTTAATGTCGGCTTACCCATTGAATTACCAGAATTAACTAGAGAGCAAGTGGAGATATTTACCCGACAATATGGATTAGCGACAGACGCATCTGTTGTAGACCCCTTAATGCAATTGGTAGGTGGTCATCCTTATCTGTTGCAGCAGGCATTTTCTCACCTCAAAAGTTACCCCTATATTACCCTTGAGCAATTGTTAGCAGAGGCTCCAACAGATGCAGGTATTTATGGTCATCATTTGCGAGAATATTGGTTGAGTTTGCAACAAGAACCAAAACTCATGGCAGCATTTCAAACAGTGGTTACTTCTCGCAAACCAGTCCGATTGGAAACAATATCAGCTTATCAGTTACAGAGTATGGGTTTAGTTAAGCTTTCGGGTAATCAAGTAGAGCCACGCTGTCAGTTATATCGTAGTTATTTTAGCGATATTATGATGATTTCAGTAAATGTAAATGGAAATTAA
- a CDS encoding DUF433 domain-containing protein, giving the protein MQLEDYFDFQRPDDIRVKGTRIGIETILYDFIHRARTPEEIAQAYPSLKLEQVYATILYYLHNQEVVSQYVANWLESSHQQWKTQQLNPTPTMLRLQKLRAEKEANKRANDSQVSAR; this is encoded by the coding sequence ATGCAATTGGAAGACTATTTCGACTTTCAACGTCCCGATGATATTCGGGTGAAAGGAACAAGGATCGGCATTGAAACGATTCTATATGATTTCATCCATCGCGCACGCACTCCCGAAGAAATCGCCCAAGCTTATCCATCTTTAAAATTAGAACAGGTTTATGCCACTATTCTTTATTACCTGCATAATCAGGAAGTGGTCAGTCAGTATGTTGCTAACTGGCTAGAATCGAGCCATCAACAATGGAAAACTCAACAACTCAATCCTACTCCTACCATGCTCCGATTACAAAAGCTCAGAGCAGAAAAAGAAGCGAATAAAAGGGCGAATGACTCTCAAGTATCTGCTAGATGA
- a CDS encoding DUF5615 family PIN-like protein — protein MTLKYLLDENVDHSYKIQLIRRNRELVIWVVGEPSAPPRGTLDPEILYWCEEYNFVLVTNNRTSMPVHLAEHIAKNHHIPGIFILNNKLSIGQNIDELIFLAEASFENEYQDQIVHLPYSYSLPSELI, from the coding sequence ATGACTCTCAAGTATCTGCTAGATGAAAATGTCGATCATAGTTATAAAATTCAATTGATTCGACGCAACCGAGAGCTAGTGATTTGGGTTGTTGGTGAACCTAGCGCACCTCCTAGAGGGACTTTAGACCCAGAAATATTATATTGGTGTGAAGAATATAATTTTGTTCTGGTGACAAATAATCGGACATCCATGCCTGTTCATTTAGCTGAACATATAGCGAAAAATCATCATATACCAGGAATTTTTATTTTGAATAATAAGTTGAGTATAGGTCAAAATATTGATGAGTTAATTTTTCTGGCTGAAGCATCATTTGAGAACGAATATCAAGACCAAATTGTTCATTTACCCTATAGTTATTCATTGCCTTCAGAGTTAATTTAA
- a CDS encoding XisI protein, which yields MERLNYKEIVQKILESHAKNRSNSQTEVKLIFDTERDRYQVLNIGWQELTRIFGCIIYVEIKDGKIWIERDGTEIGVANELVEAGVPKQDIVLGFKAPYKRKFTDFAAS from the coding sequence ATGGAGAGACTGAATTACAAAGAAATAGTCCAAAAAATTCTTGAAAGTCACGCAAAAAATCGCTCAAATAGTCAGACAGAAGTCAAATTGATATTTGATACGGAGCGCGATCGCTATCAAGTTCTTAATATTGGTTGGCAAGAGCTAACGCGAATATTTGGTTGTATTATTTACGTAGAAATTAAAGATGGCAAAATTTGGATCGAACGCGATGGAACGGAAATCGGAGTGGCTAATGAATTAGTAGAAGCTGGAGTTCCTAAACAAGATATAGTTTTGGGTTTTAAAGCCCCATACAAACGGAAATTTACTGACTTTGCTGCTAGTTGA
- a CDS encoding XisH family protein — MPAKDLFHNTVKTALAKDGWTITDEHLFIQVEDVDFYIDLTAERILAAEKTGKKIAVEIKSFLGASDVTEFHLALGQCLNYRSALRLIEPARILYLAVPVDVYDEFFSRKFIQRIIGEYQLKLLIFNPDQEEIVIWRD; from the coding sequence ATGCCAGCTAAAGATTTATTTCATAATACAGTTAAAACAGCCCTGGCAAAAGATGGATGGACAATTACTGACGAGCATCTATTTATTCAAGTTGAGGATGTTGATTTTTACATAGACTTAACAGCAGAGAGAATTTTAGCTGCTGAAAAAACTGGTAAAAAAATAGCAGTAGAGATAAAATCCTTTTTAGGAGCCTCAGACGTAACTGAATTTCACCTAGCTCTTGGTCAATGTCTCAACTACCGTTCAGCATTGAGGTTGATCGAACCTGCTCGGATTTTGTATTTGGCCGTTCCGGTAGATGTTTATGATGAGTTCTTTAGTCGGAAGTTTATTCAAAGAATTATTGGCGAATATCAACTAAAATTACTGATTTTTAACCCAGATCAAGAGGAGATTGTTATATGGAGAGACTGA
- a CDS encoding META domain-containing protein: MNIFKDIKKAIVFGLALFCLALAFQSPSYAAGLKGNWQLESLGGAPVLEKTQITAEFENDFHGSISGSGGCNRYVASFTANSGRITVGSNMIATPILCSPESIMQQERKYFDALQSATSYDVSDQNLKLTYGSDKKLLEYVKAE; the protein is encoded by the coding sequence ATGAACATCTTTAAAGACATCAAAAAAGCTATCGTTTTTGGACTAGCTCTATTTTGTTTGGCTTTGGCATTTCAAAGCCCCAGTTACGCGGCAGGTTTAAAAGGAAATTGGCAGCTTGAATCCTTAGGCGGTGCTCCTGTTTTGGAAAAAACTCAAATTACAGCTGAATTTGAGAATGATTTTCATGGAAGCATCAGCGGCAGTGGAGGCTGCAACCGATACGTTGCCTCTTTTACTGCTAATTCAGGTAGAATCACAGTTGGATCTAATATGATCGCAACACCAATTTTATGCTCCCCCGAATCTATAATGCAGCAGGAGAGAAAATATTTTGATGCATTACAGTCAGCTACGTCCTATGATGTCAGCGATCAAAATCTGAAACTGACTTACGGTTCAGATAAGAAATTGTTGGAATACGTCAAAGCTGAATAA
- a CDS encoding META domain-containing protein codes for MNIFKDIKKAIVFGLALFCLALAFQSPSYAAGLKGNWQLESLGGAPVLEKTQITAEFENDFHGSIRGSAGCNRYSARFTANSGRITVGSNISATRMLCSPESRMQQESKYFDALQSATSYDVSDQNLKLTYGSDKKLLEYVKAE; via the coding sequence ATGAACATCTTTAAAGACATCAAAAAAGCTATCGTTTTTGGACTAGCTCTATTTTGTTTGGCTTTGGCATTTCAAAGCCCCAGTTACGCGGCAGGTTTAAAAGGAAATTGGCAGCTTGAATCCTTAGGCGGTGCTCCTGTTTTGGAAAAAACTCAAATCACAGCTGAATTTGAGAATGATTTTCATGGGAGCATCAGGGGCAGTGCAGGCTGCAACCGATACTCTGCCCGTTTCACTGCTAATTCAGGTAGAATCACAGTTGGATCTAATATAAGCGCAACAAGAATGCTATGCTCCCCCGAATCTAGAATGCAGCAGGAGAGTAAATATTTTGATGCATTACAGTCAGCCACGTCCTATGATGTCAGCGATCAAAATCTGAAACTGACTTACGGTTCAGATAAGAAATTGTTGGAATACGTCAAAGCTGAATAA
- a CDS encoding alpha/beta hydrolase codes for MPYALCPITNYQLPITNYQLPITNYQLPITNSQFPIPYAQLPITNYQLPITDDQ; via the coding sequence ATGCCCTATGCCCTATGCCCAATTACCAATTACCAATTACCAATTACCAATTACCAATTACCAATTACCAATTACCAATTACCAATTACCAATTCCCAATTCCCAATTCCCTATGCCCAATTACCAATTACCAATTACCAATTACCAATTACCGATGACCAGTAA